Proteins co-encoded in one Halorussus salinus genomic window:
- a CDS encoding site-specific integrase, translating into MTDPRDSVETLREKIENGERDIDQQADRDALLEFSRTLDLLSTEYSDYRHLKLLRHCTRMAEHVGGLADALDDRDAAEDIVAWINRTYDNEETNRDYRSAIRVFGKRTTDSDDAVPESLAWVPTGTSSNYDPKPDPTKMLHWDDRVQPMIDAAMNPRDAALVAVAWDAGPRAGELKSLRVGDVTDHRHGLQITVDGKVGQRTITLILSVPHLQRWLDAHPDSGDDTAPLWSKVTSPDSISDRMFTKLLDELAERAEVSRPVTLTNFRKSSASYLASQGMNQAHLEDHHGWTRGSEHAARYISVFGDQADNELARIHGVEVAEEDEPDDFAPVTCPRCNEQTPRERDFCVHCQQSLDLEAKQLLDEVTETLDSQLVESDDPEDRRDLVRARRTLDEKPGVMDRDELHDLASSLSSDDD; encoded by the coding sequence GCCCTTCTCGAATTCTCCCGTACGCTCGACCTCCTGTCCACCGAGTATAGCGACTACCGACACCTGAAGCTCCTCCGGCACTGCACCCGGATGGCCGAACACGTCGGCGGCCTCGCCGACGCCCTCGACGACCGTGACGCCGCCGAGGACATCGTCGCGTGGATCAACCGCACCTACGACAACGAGGAGACCAACCGCGACTACCGAAGCGCCATCCGCGTCTTCGGCAAGCGGACCACCGACAGTGACGATGCGGTCCCCGAGAGTCTCGCGTGGGTGCCGACCGGCACGAGCTCGAACTACGACCCGAAGCCTGACCCGACCAAGATGCTGCACTGGGACGACCGCGTCCAGCCGATGATCGACGCGGCGATGAACCCGCGGGATGCCGCGCTTGTCGCCGTCGCGTGGGACGCTGGGCCGCGCGCTGGAGAACTCAAGTCGCTGCGCGTCGGCGATGTCACCGACCACCGCCACGGTCTCCAGATCACCGTCGACGGGAAGGTCGGTCAACGCACCATCACGCTCATCCTCTCGGTGCCGCACCTCCAGCGCTGGCTCGACGCCCACCCCGACAGCGGTGACGATACCGCGCCGCTGTGGAGCAAGGTCACGTCGCCCGACTCCATCTCCGATCGGATGTTCACCAAGCTCCTCGACGAACTCGCCGAGCGCGCCGAGGTGTCGCGGCCGGTCACCCTGACGAACTTCCGCAAATCGAGCGCGTCGTATCTCGCTAGTCAGGGTATGAACCAAGCCCATCTCGAAGACCATCACGGATGGACGCGCGGGAGCGAACACGCCGCCCGCTACATCTCGGTGTTCGGCGACCAGGCCGACAACGAACTCGCGCGCATCCACGGCGTTGAGGTTGCCGAGGAGGACGAACCGGACGATTTCGCGCCGGTCACCTGCCCGCGGTGCAACGAGCAGACGCCGCGCGAGCGGGATTTCTGCGTCCACTGCCAGCAGTCGCTCGACCTCGAAGCGAAGCAACTCCTCGACGAGGTCACCGAGACGCTTGACTCTCAGCTGGTCGAGTCCGACGACCCGGAGGACCGCCGGGACCTCGTGCGCGCTCGGCGGACGCTCGACGAGAAGCCCGGCGTGATGGACCGCGACGAGCTTCATGATCTCGCCTCCTCGCTCTCGTCGGACGACGACTGA
- a CDS encoding ion transporter → MPHHVRRRIFDIFEVGDGGRLGRTIDLSIMTLIIGNVAAVILATVPTIHDQYGDLLFAFEVLSVTVFTLEYLARVATCTTHPDYSHPITGRLRFMLQPYLIIDLLAILPFFVGFFLFDLRVLRALRLFRFFRLFKLTKYSNSITRFGAVIHEKKEDLVVALSATSVLLLVASSLMYYVEHDAQPEKFTSILDALWWGVATLTTVGYGDVYPVTPAGKALGALIATLGVGLFALPASILASGFIEAAGSDREYCPHCGERLDT, encoded by the coding sequence ATGCCCCACCACGTCCGCAGACGCATATTCGACATCTTCGAAGTCGGCGACGGCGGCCGCCTCGGCCGCACCATCGACCTCTCAATCATGACCCTCATCATCGGCAACGTCGCCGCCGTCATCCTCGCCACCGTCCCCACAATCCACGACCAGTACGGCGACCTCCTCTTCGCGTTCGAAGTCCTCTCAGTCACCGTCTTCACGCTGGAGTATCTCGCCCGTGTCGCTACCTGCACCACCCACCCCGACTACAGCCACCCCATCACGGGCCGCCTTCGATTCATGCTCCAGCCGTACCTCATCATCGACCTGCTGGCTATCCTGCCGTTCTTCGTCGGATTCTTCCTGTTCGACCTGCGCGTCCTCCGCGCACTCCGGCTGTTCCGGTTCTTCCGACTGTTCAAGCTCACGAAATACTCGAACTCCATCACGCGCTTCGGCGCGGTCATCCACGAGAAGAAAGAAGACCTAGTCGTCGCGTTGAGCGCGACCTCGGTCCTCCTGTTGGTCGCGTCCAGCCTGATGTACTACGTCGAGCACGACGCCCAACCCGAGAAGTTCACCAGCATCCTCGACGCGCTCTGGTGGGGCGTCGCCACCCTCACCACGGTCGGCTACGGCGACGTCTACCCAGTCACGCCAGCCGGGAAAGCACTCGGTGCACTCATCGCGACGCTCGGCGTCGGCCTGTTCGCACTCCCGGCGAGCATCCTCGCGTCCGGGTTCATCGAGGCCGCCGGAAGCGACCGCGAGTACTGCCCGCACTGCGGAGAACGACTCGACACTTAA
- a CDS encoding PadR family transcriptional regulator, which yields MASSTSEAKEVTDPDAPTADQPASEQPDVSAARGQINTEFRWAILFVLRGYSNGRYHTDYAGPAGMDIKRALESDDWPEFSDEVHHGRLYPSLDTLTDLGVIKTHRLDQDNRTNRYELTDTGRKLLAQKLQRDIACFKGTPVGDEEDGGRDE from the coding sequence ATGGCAAGTTCAACATCCGAAGCTAAAGAAGTTACCGACCCCGACGCACCGACCGCCGACCAACCTGCGAGCGAGCAACCTGACGTTTCCGCGGCTCGCGGCCAGATCAACACCGAGTTCCGGTGGGCGATCCTCTTCGTTCTGCGCGGCTACAGCAACGGCCGGTACCACACCGACTACGCCGGGCCAGCTGGCATGGACATCAAACGCGCGCTCGAAAGCGACGACTGGCCCGAGTTCAGCGACGAAGTCCACCACGGCCGCCTCTACCCCAGCCTCGACACTCTCACCGACCTCGGCGTCATCAAAACCCACCGCCTCGACCAAGATAACCGCACCAACCGATACGAACTCACCGACACTGGCCGGAAACTCCTCGCACAGAAACTCCAGCGCGACATCGCCTGCTTCAAAGGCACCCCCGTCGGCGACGAAGAGGATGGTGGTCGTGATGAGTGA
- a CDS encoding J domain-containing protein, whose amino-acid sequence MTQRQHSRLDWPPGFDRTQPGDRERNNRFDTGLRQSIDDLASELDRVGVDDWRLSTDAEHQKQNPRYPYANARPDDPGAVVRWTMNDDQYAAACDAYTRLRDNIRSLYLYIREKRKMNQRPVVTGESEFANARLPSGDESDAVVAQEPPHEILGVAPDPDPSEVREAFRQQVQAAHPDHGGSQTAFERVKTARDQLLEQV is encoded by the coding sequence ATGACTCAACGCCAGCACTCCCGGCTGGACTGGCCGCCGGGCTTCGACCGCACCCAGCCGGGCGACCGCGAGCGGAACAACCGGTTCGACACCGGGCTCCGCCAGTCTATCGACGACCTCGCCAGCGAGCTCGACCGCGTCGGCGTGGACGACTGGCGGCTCTCGACCGACGCCGAGCACCAAAAGCAGAACCCGCGGTATCCGTATGCGAACGCGCGGCCGGATGATCCGGGCGCGGTCGTCCGCTGGACGATGAACGATGACCAGTACGCGGCGGCGTGCGACGCCTACACCCGGCTGCGGGACAACATCCGGAGCCTGTATCTCTACATCCGGGAGAAACGGAAGATGAACCAGCGCCCTGTCGTCACCGGCGAGTCCGAATTCGCGAACGCCCGGCTCCCCAGCGGCGACGAGTCCGACGCGGTCGTCGCGCAGGAACCGCCCCACGAGATTCTCGGCGTCGCCCCCGACCCGGACCCCAGCGAGGTCCGTGAGGCGTTCCGCCAGCAGGTCCAAGCCGCGCATCCCGACCACGGTGGGAGCCAGACGGCGTTCGAGCGCGTGAAGACGGCGCGTGACCAGTTGCTCGAACAGGTGTAG
- a CDS encoding metal-dependent hydrolase encodes MHREGHIGVGLLIYSILALPLVLAGFRKLALVGGFAVVGLAMLPDQDQRVPGIKHRGITHTVWFALLIGLLFAAAGLLVGLQAGLLSAVGLTVYGFMLGCTVILSHIAGDVITPMGVKPFAPVSNQKYTYSVAKAANPIANYLLLALGGAASLGVLALGTAV; translated from the coding sequence ATGCATCGAGAGGGCCATATCGGCGTCGGACTCCTCATCTACAGCATCCTCGCACTCCCACTCGTCCTCGCGGGCTTCCGCAAACTCGCCCTAGTCGGCGGTTTCGCCGTCGTCGGGCTGGCGATGCTCCCCGACCAAGACCAACGCGTCCCCGGTATCAAACACCGCGGGATCACCCACACCGTCTGGTTCGCCCTCCTCATCGGCCTGCTTTTCGCCGCCGCTGGACTACTGGTCGGCCTCCAAGCAGGTTTACTGTCCGCGGTCGGGCTGACCGTGTATGGGTTCATGCTCGGTTGTACGGTCATTCTCTCGCACATCGCGGGCGACGTGATCACGCCGATGGGCGTCAAACCCTTTGCGCCGGTCTCGAACCAAAAGTACACGTATAGTGTCGCGAAGGCCGCGAACCCGATTGCGAACTATCTATTGCTCGCGCTTGGCGGCGCGGCGAGTCTCGGCGTCCTCGCCCTCGGCACGGCAGTTTAA
- a CDS encoding DUF7504 family protein: MTRTDGDFFRGGDDPNRNEQLKNFLRDLKTSGGSILVTGKISNSIAQKQMQKAFGADDRKRILGLSSTVPEESPTDCLPDGTTPTDPGVRVVVDRRDSLRSATSVPDDAPSPTNHYLELMQYRHAIEDEISGLDDRFDLVPGDLRVVINSLDGLLDDTDRTTVRGFVRGISRFVRDADGITYFHLRHPDSSDIAQFFGEIVDARIELRYGTHEELRPEERWHVPHLDLTSDWTRLLR; this comes from the coding sequence ATGACAAGAACTGACGGAGATTTTTTCCGCGGTGGAGACGACCCGAACCGCAACGAGCAACTGAAGAACTTCCTCCGCGACCTCAAAACGAGCGGCGGAAGCATTCTCGTCACCGGGAAAATAAGCAACTCAATTGCACAGAAACAAATGCAGAAGGCGTTCGGGGCAGACGACCGAAAACGCATCCTCGGACTCTCCTCAACAGTGCCGGAAGAGTCCCCGACAGACTGCCTCCCCGACGGCACCACGCCCACCGATCCGGGCGTCCGCGTGGTGGTTGATCGCCGCGACTCACTCCGGTCTGCTACATCAGTCCCAGACGACGCTCCTTCACCAACGAACCACTACTTGGAGCTGATGCAATATCGTCACGCCATCGAAGACGAGATCAGCGGCCTCGACGATAGATTCGACCTCGTGCCGGGCGATCTCCGAGTCGTCATCAACAGCCTCGACGGACTCCTCGACGACACCGACCGGACGACCGTCCGCGGATTCGTGCGCGGCATCTCACGATTCGTTCGAGACGCTGACGGGATCACCTATTTCCACCTCCGACACCCCGATTCGTCGGATATCGCGCAATTTTTCGGCGAGATTGTGGACGCACGGATCGAGTTGCGGTACGGCACCCACGAGGAACTCCGGCCCGAGGAGCGCTGGCATGTCCCGCACTTAGACTTAACGTCGGATTGGACCCGGTTGCTCCGATGA
- a CDS encoding winged helix-turn-helix domain-containing protein encodes MFSETSDHALLDLYGDSPSRYKLLLVFASHPLDSFNLRDAAREADISFSTIHNHTDFLDYLVEVGLLETKGSGTTLYQLNMDSEFAQSLVEWYRMNERARHFYESAESNEGATTEFYK; translated from the coding sequence ATGTTCTCGGAGACCAGCGACCACGCACTCCTCGACCTGTACGGTGACAGCCCGTCTCGGTACAAATTGCTTCTCGTCTTCGCCAGTCACCCGCTCGATTCGTTCAATCTGCGAGATGCTGCGCGCGAAGCGGATATTAGCTTTTCAACAATTCACAACCATACAGACTTCCTTGACTATTTGGTGGAAGTTGGACTGCTGGAGACTAAAGGGTCTGGAACAACGCTCTATCAGTTGAATATGGATAGTGAGTTTGCTCAATCGCTAGTTGAATGGTATCGTATGAATGAACGAGCACGACACTTCTACGAATCCGCCGAGAGTAATGAAGGTGCGACGACTGAGTTCTACAAGTAA
- a CDS encoding DUF7503 family protein, which yields MTDLRTTLEITYNTIANTSTDHLKNHPRLLQLAFVTTLLLSQAGAVAANAGDATAGP from the coding sequence ATGACCGACCTGCGCACCACGCTCGAAATCACGTACAACACCATCGCCAACACCAGCACGGACCACCTCAAAAACCACCCCCGACTCCTCCAACTCGCCTTCGTCACCACCCTCCTCCTCTCACAAGCAGGAGCCGTCGCCGCAAACGCAGGCGACGCAACTGCTGGACCCTAA
- a CDS encoding kinesin, giving the protein MSKSAPTVSESEEQEQELTVDERAVFDRLADRHDGTEVGQIAEAVLQSSSDESEEARS; this is encoded by the coding sequence ATGAGTAAGAGCGCACCGACAGTTTCGGAGTCTGAGGAACAGGAGCAAGAATTGACTGTGGACGAACGCGCGGTGTTCGACCGTCTCGCCGACCGCCACGACGGTACCGAAGTCGGCCAGATTGCGGAAGCCGTGCTTCAGTCGTCGTCCGACGAGAGCGAGGAGGCGAGATCATGA
- a CDS encoding fibronectin type III domain-containing protein has protein sequence MVSVQDDFEDGDVAEWTNTAGGWKADTATYGGGDPYEGSYAGVADGIGQVEVAGTLVTADLSGGYRPATFGYYFEEDDTSYGGGLRLRNSNGNHEVGMATDNPEWYYSGGDGIGQFYGGDGYSRWIEVIISFDWGNSEYALEVSDLQSGTTQTHAGSLRQGVDIETVVVSNFSSGAWGSGSNYRMAYDYLYLEKRTPDAPSEISLSISGDDASVSWSDNSTDEDGFHVDKYYDGSWSRVADVGANTTSCSESNLLDGEQYRYRVRAYNSAGASDWVDSNYATTALPAPSSTSLTIDSPTSGTATWTDNSDNETNFDVNVEQDGTWADDSTPDAGTESTAVSFDKSADELRVAVRAQTEHTSSDWAYSNTHRTTVSGASVDATRSNEIDLSWTAVDQADGYYVYRAESSGSSTADYSRVADLTAGTTSWTDTSLENGERYFYRVAAYYGGTADTLSDETSGVTDLPSAAGVSIDDSVEDELSLNWDKNDNSSDGDWEILRSTDGSTGTVVATVSDLTQTSYTGARLTDGEKYYYTVRRNTDHASTDSGQNSAVTVLPAPTGLTVDSISGDQATVSWTPNHDYGDQRVEVKPTDASSWTVDADNIGRTTSQYTTSNLLDGEEYDLRVVAYTDHTETEDQ, from the coding sequence ATGGTGTCCGTGCAGGATGACTTTGAGGACGGCGATGTTGCAGAATGGACGAACACTGCGGGCGGGTGGAAAGCAGATACAGCAACCTACGGCGGTGGCGATCCGTATGAGGGGTCCTACGCGGGGGTTGCTGACGGCATTGGGCAGGTTGAGGTTGCGGGGACGCTCGTCACGGCAGACCTGTCGGGCGGGTACCGTCCAGCGACGTTCGGTTATTACTTCGAGGAGGACGACACTAGCTATGGTGGTGGTCTGCGGCTTCGGAACTCGAACGGAAACCACGAGGTGGGGATGGCGACGGATAACCCCGAGTGGTATTATTCCGGCGGCGACGGGATCGGACAGTTCTATGGCGGAGATGGATACAGTCGCTGGATTGAAGTGATAATCAGTTTTGACTGGGGGAATAGCGAGTATGCGCTTGAGGTAAGCGACCTGCAGAGTGGCACGACTCAGACTCACGCTGGCTCGCTCCGACAGGGCGTCGATATCGAGACGGTAGTCGTCTCAAACTTCTCGAGTGGGGCGTGGGGGTCCGGGTCGAACTACCGGATGGCCTACGATTATCTATATCTTGAGAAACGCACGCCGGACGCCCCGTCGGAGATATCGCTCTCGATCAGCGGCGACGACGCTTCGGTGTCGTGGTCCGACAACAGCACCGACGAAGACGGCTTCCACGTCGACAAGTATTACGACGGGAGTTGGTCGCGGGTCGCAGACGTCGGCGCAAACACGACCAGCTGCAGCGAGTCAAACCTGCTGGACGGCGAACAGTACCGGTATCGAGTCCGGGCGTACAATAGCGCCGGGGCCTCCGACTGGGTCGACTCGAACTACGCGACGACCGCGCTGCCCGCGCCGTCTAGCACCTCACTCACCATCGATAGCCCGACCAGCGGAACTGCAACGTGGACTGACAACAGCGACAACGAGACCAACTTCGACGTGAACGTCGAACAAGACGGGACATGGGCCGACGATAGCACTCCCGACGCAGGGACGGAATCGACAGCCGTCAGCTTCGATAAGTCCGCCGACGAACTCCGAGTTGCGGTCCGAGCGCAAACGGAGCACACGAGTTCCGACTGGGCGTACAGCAACACCCACCGGACAACCGTTTCGGGGGCGTCGGTTGACGCCACCCGCTCAAACGAAATCGACCTTTCGTGGACCGCCGTCGACCAAGCGGACGGGTACTACGTGTATCGTGCTGAGTCCTCGGGGAGTTCCACTGCGGACTACTCGCGTGTCGCCGACCTCACTGCCGGAACCACCAGCTGGACGGACACCAGCCTTGAAAACGGCGAGCGGTACTTCTATCGGGTTGCTGCGTACTACGGCGGGACCGCCGACACGCTCTCCGACGAGACCTCGGGCGTCACGGACCTCCCGAGTGCGGCAGGGGTCAGTATCGACGACTCGGTGGAAGACGAACTCTCGCTCAACTGGGACAAGAACGACAACTCGTCGGACGGAGATTGGGAGATTCTCCGCTCGACCGATGGGTCAACCGGGACCGTCGTGGCGACGGTATCAGACCTCACACAGACCAGCTACACCGGCGCGAGATTGACCGACGGCGAGAAGTACTACTACACCGTCCGGCGGAACACCGACCATGCCAGTACCGACAGCGGGCAGAACTCGGCGGTGACGGTGCTCCCCGCGCCGACTGGACTCACAGTCGACTCCATCTCCGGCGACCAAGCCACGGTCTCGTGGACCCCGAACCACGACTACGGCGACCAGCGCGTCGAAGTCAAACCGACCGACGCCTCCTCGTGGACCGTGGATGCCGACAACATCGGTCGGACGACCAGCCAGTACACGACGAGCAATCTTCTCGACGGCGAGGAGTACGACCTGCGCGTCGTCGCGTACACCGACCATACTGAGACGGAGGATCAATAG